From the Lathyrus oleraceus cultivar Zhongwan6 chromosome 4, CAAS_Psat_ZW6_1.0, whole genome shotgun sequence genome, one window contains:
- the LOC127137298 gene encoding uncharacterized protein LOC127137298, protein MKKIISEEAIKIFIDYSFPNHVYKLMKDLYGLEQAPRSSYEILTEFLIYNGEMSNKMVEHFVHQMQSEFKTSLLGELTDFPCLQVKKMDDYIFISQSKYANSIVNKFGFDKASHKRTPSAKHVKLSIDDNGVDVVKSLYRSMIGSMLYLKARRLNIKFLGICARNQAKPKASNLTQVKRIMKYISGTCDYGSLYSHDTNSILVGYYDVD, encoded by the exons ATGAAGAAGATCATATCTGAAGAAGCTATCAAGATATTCATTGATTATAGCTTTCCTAATCATGTGTACAAGTTGATGAAAGATCTCTATGGATTAGAACAAGCTCCTAGGTCTTCGTATGAAATATTAACTGAGTTTTTGATCTACAACGG TGAAATGTCAAACAAGATGGTGGAACATTTTGTTCATCAAATGCAATCTGAATTTAAGACGAGTCTTCTAGGAGAACTCACTGACTTTCCTTGTCTACAAGTAAAGAAAATGGACGACTACATCTTTATTTCTCAAAGCAAGTATGCAAATAGTATAGTGAATAAGTTTGGGTTTGACAAGGCAAGTCATAAGAGAACTCCTAGTGCAAAACATGTGAAATTATCCATAGATGATAATGGTGTTGATGTTGTGAAAAGTCTATATAGAAGCATGATTGGTAGTATGCTATATCTAAAAGCAAGAAGACTTAACATCAAATTTTTAGGTATTTGTGCTAGAAACCAAGCTAAGCCCAAGGCTAGTAATCTCACTCAAGTGAAGAGAATCATGAAATATATAAGTGGAACTTGTGACTATGGTAGTCTTTATTCTCATGATACTAACTCAATACTAGTAGGGTATTATGATGTTGATTAG